Part of the Camelus bactrianus isolate YW-2024 breed Bactrian camel chromosome 6, ASM4877302v1, whole genome shotgun sequence genome, cagttttcccaacaactcCCTAAGCCTCCGGGTCGGATGTGCCCCCACCCCAAAGCTGTTTGCTTTGGGTTCTCTACAATAGACTGATGCACTTTTCAGGATTTTGAAAAGtggtccttccctcctcctcttcataaTACCAGTTTTAAAACGCTGTAAATACCATGCAAATCACCCCCCCCTTCCCTTGGGCTTTGTAGATCTTCAGTAGGAACTAAGATACATTTTTATACCaaagtacaatttttaaatgtgtatttcacAACTCCTCCCCCACCCAAGGCAAACTTGTGCTATTAGGTTCAATTTCCTTAATTACCCGTGGGCAAGGGCAATGTGCCTCCCCTCCCATCTTTACCATAGCCAAAGTTTGAAGATTCCTATTTGTGTCCTCTCATGTCCCAAAACTGGTGGTGACAACTTTCCCAGGGAGATGGACAAAgatttccaactttttttttaacccaaacgTTTCCACTGTTTGAATTTAGTTAATCTTCTGTTTACTCGTAGCAATGATTTCGACAGCCATACAAAGGCCCTTTGCAAGGCAACAAAATGCCAATGGTTTAAATAAGAAATCATTTCTCTCTCCCCGTCTCCCACCCTCAAGGTGCGCGGAAGCGCGCAAGCGCGGGTACGCGCACACACCAGACAGAAAAGAATCTTCCTGGCTATCACAGGAGGAACAGAGATTTTTCACTCCTACTGGTCCATATCCCGAATCCAACCCCTCTTAAGACTTAATCTATGTTTctatatttatgtacatatttgCTAAGGGGATCCTAAAAATCCTTGAGGGGTTCGATGCTATTACCTCTCCTTCCCAGGAAGACTCCTGCCTCGCCCAGGGGAGCACCCTCTGTTTTGTACCTCTGAGGCTAGCTGCCTTCTGGAGCAGGAAAGCTATGGACCAACGCCTTTCTGTCTGGGAAACACAAGCCCTCCCTACTAGTCTTCAGGGGTTCCTCAAGCTACTGagctccccagctcctcccatcTCAGGACCCTGGAGCCTAACCCAGGCGTGCCAAGTAATCCCCACCTCCCAGACGCCGCACCTTGTTAGGAGCTGAAGCGCGCGCAGCCCTGGCTAGTACCACTGCCTCCAGCTAAAGCTCGGATGAGGTTCCTCCCGGGTCCAACTGGTTTATCCGCGTAGGAGTTATCTGCCCTTCTCCAGTCGTGCCCCGAGAAGACAGGTCAgcgtccctcccccacctcttcgccctcacctcctcctcctcctggttaTTTTTTCCCCGAATTAAGACAGTGACATTATTCTTTTCTTCAAGCACTTCTGTTAATATTGAAAAACGTGCGCGTGCATCTCAAGCGAGGCAGCCCAGACACGAGGGCCATTTCAATATTAATGAAATTGTTTAATCTCCTAAATTCATCGTGTTTAAGTTACGTTTTGGTGAGTTATTGACCACCTCGGAAACTGTGGTTaatggagggtgtgtgtgtggggtgtgtgtgtgtgtgcgtgcgtgcgtgtgcgtgcgtgcgagTTGAAAGATCTTTTAATGCTAACCTAACCACACACAGCTCCACTAATAATGCTCTAATACCACTAAAAGTGTCAAAATTCACACCCAGAAATCTGCCACCATGTCCTCCTCCTGGAAAAAAAGAAGTTCTCACATTTCCGGACTGAAGATGATTCAGTGTGGGCTGCAGGTACTCAGTTTTTAACAATGATGTAGAAGGAATTTCTCTGAGAAACCATAAAGGTCGGAGAATGTGCAGAAACCAGTGGAAACGCCCAGCGTCTACCCTTACAGACTGCCTGCTTGCAGGCAGGGTTGACTCACTATTTCATTGCAATTTGATGATGACGACAacgataataataacaacaacaacaataataattcaTTGAACCTCCGGAGACAAATCCAAACCGAAGGGGAATCAGCTGCCCACACCAGACAAGGTGACCCCAGGCACATTCCTGCCCACTTTTCTCTCCAAAAAAGGAAAACCCGTTGGTTTTTTGCAAATCTAGAAAGTATTGCTGTTTTAGTGGGGCCACAGGCAGCTTTTGCTGGGCCCTCTTAACCCCAAATAACTTCTCTCTatgcaaaaaaaaggaaaaaaagaaaaaaggcagggaGGAAAGTTCCGGCTGTAAAATGCAAACTTCCAGGCAACGCCTAACCCCTCCAGTTTCAAACCACCTGGGGAAAGCGAGAGACCCTGTTTGTGTGTCAAACAAAATCAGGCCCTCCCCAGGTCCACACAACGTCTACCCCAACAGTCCCAGAGCCTTCTTCCTGTAGCTAGCCAAATTCCTGGAGGACTTTTTTAAGTGAACATCTTGCCTATTTGCCCAGAAAcgctatttaaattttttaaatttggccAATACACTTAGATTCAAAATGGGCTCTTACACGGGGTTGTCCGATTGTTTTTTGGTATTTCAAAACCCCATCACTTAAAGCTACACACCCACTGTGCAGAGCTAAGGCAGCCGCCTAGGAAGGTCAGATCAAACTTTGACCTGCCTCTTGGAGGACTGGGGGAAGGGTGTATTTTCATTACAATAACCCATGCAATCAGCCCCGGGTAATGCCAAGCGCAGGAAAAGGGTCTGCTTCTGAGGAAAGCCGTGCCTGAAGTTAGCTAACAATACAAACCCGATACATTGCAGAGGAAACAAAATACCCCAGCCAAGCAATTTCCACATCATCTGCGCGGCAGCTCGGTCTGTGAACGTCAGTGGTTGCCTGAATCCCTgctccgcggccgccgcctccTCATACCTTCACACCGCGCACCCAGGCCAGCGCGTTCCGCTCCCCGCCGGCGGCCGAGGCTCTTCCCCCTCGCCCAGTCTTGAGCTGGAAGTGATTCCTATTGGCCAAGGTGTCCATGTAAATAGGTGTGAAAGAAACCGGAGCTGGCCCGGCTCGCCCCTCTCGCGCAGtcccctccctctgcagcccccgctccccctcctcctcctcctcccaaggcGATTGTCATATGATAGCTAAGAAGTGGCACATTAATGAAGCGCCGCTACAGGGGTCTTTTCTGTTCCTGTCACCGCTTAAAACTATCAGATGGTTCGAGAGAGGACATGGAGGCAGCCACCTAGCTCAGCAGAGCTGCGGAGCCCACAGCAGCGCCCTCCGGAGCCCCGAggccgccgctgccgctgccaCCGTCCGCGCTGGGACTCCGCAGCCGGGCTCGGCCGCCCGCGGAGCGCACCGCCAGAAGCGCCGCGAAGTGGGCGGCGCGGGGCGCTGCGGGACCGAGCCGCTGAGCTCAGAGACGTGCAGAGCCCAGTCGAGCTGGGACACGGCGCGCCGGGAGGGACGCGGCGAGGAGCAGCGCTATACCGGATGCGGACGCGCAACTTGGGGCAACTTTAAGGTGAGCCGCTCTCGGTTGCATCCCTGCCCCTCGTCCCCGCTCCAGGTCCAGGCTTACTTCCAGGCTACCCTCGCGCCATTCGCTAGCTTCCCCTCTCGCGCCCCCTGGCCGCGCCCCACTCGACCCTGAAAGTTGCTGGCTACAGAGCTCGGGCGCTGGCTGATCCAGCGCCGCAGCCCGTACTCGCCACTCCCGAAGTCTATACTGGGCCTGGCTGACCTAGCGCTATCTGTATGTGCATCCACTTCCTCCTCTATTATCTTCCCCCTTTCCCAGATCCGAGCAGGCCCGTGCGGACCCAGAGCTAGAAGAGGGCAAAGAAGAAGATGCCTCGGCCCGGCCGTAACACGTACAGTGACCAGAAGCCGCCCTATTCGTACATCTCGCTGACCGCCATGGCCATCCAGAGCTCGCCCGAGAAGATGCTGCCGTTGAGCGAGATCTACAAGTTCATCATGGACCGCTTCCCCTACTACCGGGAGAACACGCAGCGCTGGCAGAACAGCCTGCGCCACAACCTCTCCTTCAACGACTGCTTTATCAAGATTCCGCGGCGGCCAGACCAGCCCGGCAAGGGCAGCTTCTGGGCGCTGCATCCCAGCTGCGGGGACATGTTCGAGAACGGCAGCTTCCTGAGGCGCCGCAAGCGCTTCAAGGTGCTCAAGTCGGACCACCTGGCGCCCAGCAAGCCCGCCGACGCTGCGCAGTACCTGCAGCAGCAAGCCAAGCTGCGCCTCAGCGCCCTGGCAGCCTCCGGGACGCACCTGCCCCAGATGCCCACCGCCGCCTACAACCTGGGCGGCGTGGCGCAGCCCTCGGGCTTCAAGCATCCCTTCGCCATCGAGAATATCATAGCGCGCGAATACAAAATGCCTGGGGGGCTGGCCTTCTCCGCCATGCAGCCGGTGCCTGCTGCCTATCCACTCCCCAACCAGTTGACTACCATGGGCAGCTCGCTGGGCACTGGTTGGCCACACGTGTACGGTTCCGCAGGCATGATCGATTCGGCCACCCCCATCTCCATGGCTAGTGGCGATTACAGCGCCTACGGCGTGCCACTGAAGCCTCTGTGCCACGCAGCGGGTCAGACGCTGCCCGCCATCCCCGTGCCCATCAAGCCCACGCCGGCCGCAGTGCCCGCGCTGCCCGCGCTGCCGGCGCCCATCCCCACCTTGCTCTCGAACTCGCCACCCTCGCTCAGCCCCACATCCTCTCAAACAGCCACCAGCCAAAGCAGCCCCGCCACTCCCAGCGAAACGCTCACCAGCCCGGCCTCCGCCTTGCACTCAGTTGCGGTGCACTGACCCGCAGAGGCCGGCGCCCCTTCTTGTTCCCCTCCCCGCCAGCTCACTCGCCTTCCCTGGCTCCCAGTCCTGCCCTCCCCGACCCAGGACCGCCACCTTAACTTGTCCATTTCACCTTAGGCCTACCCTCTCTCCCCCATGAGAACTTTGTTTCAGGCCCAGGAGACAAAACACAAACTTTTAGATGGGCCTGAAGGCGCGTGGGAGCTGTCCTCGTCCCCAAGAGGGGAACGCAGGGGGCACCTGAGCCCAGTCGTCCCATTCCCGGGGCCCCCGAAACCCCCTCCCACTGAAGAAGCATGGGAAGTCCTGCCTCCCGGCGTCTCGGAGAGGAGCGCGTCTTTGCTCGGCCCGGATCTGCGGGGCTCCGGCCACGGCCAGTTAAGTTTCAAGCCCAGAGAAACCACCTCAGAGGCTTCCTCGAACAGATCTTCCCTGAGGGCTGCAGCCGCACAGCGGAGGGCCAGATCTCTGTTTATGTCTTGGAAATCTGCCGCGAAAAGGGACCGCTAATCTTCCCACCCTACTCGCCTCCGCCCATCCGCCAGGGGCTGGGCGGACCACAGCTTCCCGGAGTACCGGCCCTGCCTCCCCGGCTTCTgcggagggtttttttttttttttttttttttcttcttctttcttttttctttttttggtttttttttttttttttttttgtattgggTTTTGTTTCCTGCCAGAGGCTCCAAGGCGCTGGGAGTTGAGGGGAGAGACTACCAAGCTGGGAAGGGGACGTTTGTTCTccatacaagcaaaacaaaactaaaagtaaCCTTGTATGTTTACAAAGCGCCCGGTAAAACGTAAACAGTGAACTTGAATCTGTATTGCTTGGCGGGCGAGCGGGCAAAGCCCACTTCACAAGTACCTGTTGTAATGTGAATGTTTACTCTGCATTTCTGGCCAGGTttaggggagggaaggggggatgGGAATGTTAACTTTCCGATTACTTAGAGACCTTTTtagctatttattttattgttgtaaggggagggggaagaaagaaagaaaaaagaaagaaaatgaagtaagTCCAAACTAAGAAAGCATCACGGGCAACCCTAGAAGAACTTGGAGAAGCTGACTGGTAACATGAAGGAGGTGTCACCGGATAGGTCTCCCATGGACAAGTCTTTCTGTTTGCTACAAGAACTTTTCCAAGAAGCTAAAGGGCTGCAAAGAGATGTAAATGCTTGTGAATAGGAATGATTATACACTGTGTAAAATGCACTTTTGTTTGCTATATTCCTTTAGAGTCTTAGGTAATTTGCTGGAAAACGAACTGTTGTTCTGGTGTGACCtgcttaagttaaaaaaaaaagttgtagtgTCATCAGAGCTGTACAatttttacctttcattttttctccctccctgtaCAGAATTAGCATGGCATTTTAAATATTGGTGTTCTTGTTCCAAGCATGCCTGTTTTAagacaaagaatttaaaaaaaaaaggtgtctaCATTAAATTATGATCCTAGtccaaataatattttctcattaaaatatgtaaagtcaAGTTTTAGTTTCGTGTGTTTTTGAAGAGTTGCTACAAACAGTAATTTTACAAAAGATGGATGTCATGCTTCTCTAAGCATGCTTTCTGCGATTCATGGTCTGAGTAGTTTGTCTTTTTCatggcttatttttaaaacaaacttccTCTTATGCACTTGCAGACGGGAGAAATTATTCAGATGGCCTCCTGAAGCTATCTACACAGGGAGAAAGATGAAACGAACAATTTCTAGTACAGATTAGGTGCACAGGTGTAGTACTGATAGAAAAACTGTTCATGAGAAAACAGTACTTTATATGTATTTTGTCTATCTTAAAATATACCTTTTACAAAATATACAGCACTTATATAAATCTAAGACTTCTGTAGAAATCAGGTAGAGTCCATATGGAGatataaaatgtaaaagcaaaCTTGCTTACTGAATACTTATATTCTTATACATCTTACATTCATTTCTCTGCTCCTTTAAATTATTGCAGtcattgaaattttcttttccaaagttacCTCAAAGTTCACCTTGCCTGTCAAGAAACCTGTTCACTTTGAATTGAACAGATTTCTCTTTACTCCTTCATAGGGGAAAATAATGCTTGgtgcatttattttaaagaagtgGATGAAGTCACTTTAAATCTAGACTCTAAGTATTTgcttttcttcagatttttgcaGAGAATTAAAATCTGCCAAGAATGCATGGCTGAAAGCCAACTGAGATTTTATTGAAAGGGTCACAATATTTCTAGAGTGAGATGTGTATTCAACTAATGAAGttacaagacaaagaaaaaacttaaatggTGATTAACACTTTACTGTGTAAAATGATTAAACAAGAGACCCTTCTGAGACAGAGAAACCCACAGAGAAATCCTGATCGCTATATGCCACGAAGAGAACCTTAGCACCTGCGACCCTTATATGTTTAGGGggttatctgaaaaaaaaaatttaggattaATGCAAAGGGTAATTAATCCTGTtgtgaccatttttttttttttaaaaaaaaggaaggatcccacacacagccaaaaaaaaaaaaaaaggtggaaaat contains:
- the FOXB1 gene encoding forkhead box protein B1, translating into MPRPGRNTYSDQKPPYSYISLTAMAIQSSPEKMLPLSEIYKFIMDRFPYYRENTQRWQNSLRHNLSFNDCFIKIPRRPDQPGKGSFWALHPSCGDMFENGSFLRRRKRFKVLKSDHLAPSKPADAAQYLQQQAKLRLSALAASGTHLPQMPTAAYNLGGVAQPSGFKHPFAIENIIAREYKMPGGLAFSAMQPVPAAYPLPNQLTTMGSSLGTGWPHVYGSAGMIDSATPISMASGDYSAYGVPLKPLCHAAGQTLPAIPVPIKPTPAAVPALPALPAPIPTLLSNSPPSLSPTSSQTATSQSSPATPSETLTSPASALHSVAVH